In a genomic window of Quercus lobata isolate SW786 chromosome 4, ValleyOak3.0 Primary Assembly, whole genome shotgun sequence:
- the LOC115987381 gene encoding uncharacterized protein LOC115987381: MASPVPENCAGNIVGSDIQGIEVSEIDGAILMSLLEESQGEERDEDRLNSLIRSLEEEINSNAMDSQNSSMKPDFIVEDGQLCIVGNKEGHDCVVSQDQLEFGWIDMEPENSSPSDDMNWYMDLCENEMDGIIEVGGLSDYSHMYYGVSLEEQGYRSLWQETYDTVIYN; this comes from the coding sequence ATGGCTTCCCCAGTACCTGAAAATTGTGCAGGCAACATAGTTGGTAGTGACATCCAAGGGATTGAAGTTTCAGAAATTGATGGTGCAATCCTAATGTCCTTGTTAGAAGAATCACAAGGCGAAGAACGTGACGAGGATCGATTAAATAGCTTAATCAGGTCATTAGAAGAAGAGATCAATTCCAATGCAATGGACAGTCAAAATTCAAGCATGAAACCAGATTTCATTGTGGAAGATGGTCAGTTGTGCATTGTTGGAAACAAGGAGGGTCATGATTGCGTGGTCTCACAAGATCAACTTGAATTTGGATGGATTGATATGGAGCCAGAGAATTCATCACCTAGTGATGATATGAATTGGTACATGGACCTCTGTGAAAATGAGATGGATGGTATAATTGAAGTTGGAGGACTTAGTGATTATTCTCATATGTATTATGGTGTTTCCTTAGAGGAACAAGGATACAGGTCATTGTGGCAAGAAACATATGATACTGTTATATACAATTAA
- the LOC115983186 gene encoding pentatricopeptide repeat-containing protein At1g53600, mitochondrial: MHGTRVITVVHRHFSLSNCSYLKFHYSCFSTLILSKPNLHSASSHKTSKFLVYCNTQITKHGKNGNIKEAESVFSHMPHKNTISWTAMLTAYGQSGQTVKARKLFDEMPERNTASYNAMITAYIRNKCVIEEAVKLFDEIPERNAISYAAMITGYVWAGMFDKAEKLYSDMPVKLRDPVCSNALINGYLKMGRLEEAGQIFEGMMERDVVSWSSMVDGYCKEEKVGDARNLFDIMPERNVVTWTAMIDGYMRIESFKDGFELFSSMRREGSVMVNSTTLTVLFDGCGSLGRYREGIQMHGLASRMGFDFDVFLCNSIITMYCRFGCTYVATKIFHQMSRKDVVSWNSLIAGYVQCGSIEEAFTLFEMMPRKDVISWTTMITGFSSKGITEKCIQLFELMPQKDDIAWTAVISGFVNNGEYEEAFCWFIKMLRKAVRPNPLTLSGVLSASAGLATLNQGLQIHAHIVKMDLEFDLSIQNSLVSMYSKCGNVDDAYLIFKNINAPNIVSFNSMITGFAQNGVGEEALNLFQKMQNEGHEPNQITFLGILSACTHVGLVKEGWNYFTSMISLYGIEPGPDHYACMVDLLGRAGFLDKAIDLIRSMPFEPHSGVWGALLGASKTHVRIDIAKLAAEQLVKLEPDNATPYVVLSNLYSVEGKKEDGDEVRMTKKSKGIRKNPGCSWIIVKDKVHMFHAGYQSHMDFERIYVMLWTMSMEMNQLEYSR; encoded by the coding sequence ATGCACGGAACACGAGTTATTACCGTTGTCCATAGACACTTTTCCCTCTCAAACTGTTCATATTTGAAGTTTCATTACTCGTGCTTCTCCACCCTTATTCTATCAAAACCCAATCTCCACTCTGCTTCAAGCCACAAAACCAGCAAATTTCTTGTTTACTGCAACACCCAGATCACAAAACATGGAAAAAATGGTAATATCAAAGAAGCTGAGTCTGTCTTCAGTCATATGCCCCACAAGAATACCATCTCTTGGACTGCCATGCTTACTGCCTATGGCCAAAGTGGCCAGACCGTCAAAGCCCGGAAACTGTTCGATGAAATGCCTGAGCGAAACACTGCTTCGTATAATGCCATGATCACAGCATATATTCGGAATAAATGCGTGATAGAAGAAGCTGTTAAGTTGTTTGATGAGATACCCGAGCGTAATGCTATCTCTTATGCTGCCATGATCACTGGTTATGTATGGGCAGGGATGTTTGACAAGGCCGAGAAGCTTTACTCTGATATGCCGGTGAAGTTGCGGGATCCGGTTTGTTCGAATGCTCTAATAAATGGGTATTTGAAGATGGGAAGGTTGGAAGAGGCGGGTCAAATTTTTGAGGGTATGATGGAGAGAGATGTGGTTTCTTGGAGCTCTATGGTTGATGGGTATTGCAAAGAGGAAAAGGTAGGTGATGCTAGAAATTTGTTTGATATCATGCCAGAGAGGAATGTAGTTACTTGGACAGCAATGATTGATGGGTATATGAGGATAGAGAGTTTCAAAGATGGGTTTGAATTGTTTTCGAGTATGAGAAGGGAAGGATCAGTGATGGTTAATTCTACTACCTTGACTGTGCTGTTTGATGGTTGTGGTAGTCTTGGTAGGTATAGAGAAGGGATTCAAATGCATGGATTGGCTTCTCGCATGGGATTTGATTTTGATGTCTTCTTATGCAATTCTATTATTACCATGTATTGCAGATTTGGTTGTACATATGTAGCTACAAAGATATTTCATCAGATGAGTAGGAAAGATGTGGTTTCTTGGAATTCCTTGATTGCGGGTTATGTCCAATGTGGTTCAATTGAAGAAGCCTTTACACTTTTTGAGATGATGCCCAGAAAAGATGTAATTTCCTGGACAACCATGATTACAGGATTCTCAAGCAAAGGGATAACTGAAAAATGCATCCAATTGTTTGAATTGATGCCTCAGAAAGATGATATTGCTTGGACGGCTGTCATTTCTGGTTTTGTGAATAATGGGGAGTATGAGGAGGCCTTTTGTTGGTTTATCAAGATGCTTCGGAAGGCAGTCAGGCCAAATCCTCTTACTTTGAGTGGTGTGCTTAGTGCTTCAGCCGGTTTGGCAACACTTAACCAAGGGTTGCAAATCCATGCTCACATAGTAAAGatggatttggaatttgatttGTCCATTCAAAACTCTTTGGTTTCAATGTATTCAAAATGTGGAAATGTGGATGATGCCTAcctgattttcaaaaatatcaatGCACCCAATATTGTATCCTTTAACTCAATGATTACTGGATTTGCCCAAAATGGGGTTGGGGAAGAAGCacttaatttatttcaaaaaatgcaGAATGAAGGCCATGAACCAAATCAAATCACATTTCTTGGCATTCTTTCAGCCTGCACCCATGTGGGACTTGTGAAAGAAGGATGGAACTACTTTACATCAATGATTTCGTTATATGGTATTGAACCGGGGCCTGACCACTATGCATGCATGGTTGATCTCCTTGGCAGAGCTGGATTTCTAGACAAAGCGATTGATTTGATCCGTTCAATGCCTTTTGAACCCCATTCTGGAGTTTGGGGGGCTCTTCTTGGCGCAAGCAAGACCCACGTACGTATTGATATTGCAAAGCTTGCAGCTGAGCAACTTGTCAAATTGGAGCCTGATAATGCAACCCCTTATGTGGTCTTATCCAACTTATATTCTGTTGAGGGGAAAAAGGAGGATGGTGATGAAGTCAGAATgaccaaaaagtcaaaagggATTAGGAAGAATCCAGGGTGCAGTTGGATAATAGTGAAAGACAAGGTTCATATGTTTCATGCAGGATATCAATCACATATGGACTTTGAAAGGATATATGTTATGCTTTGGACCATGTCAATGGAAATGAATCAGTTGGAGTACAGCAGATAA
- the LOC115985710 gene encoding ATP-dependent 6-phosphofructokinase 2-like, which translates to MILIVVDFNLHGLNQPPHVKIPGYAPACDRIFFDLYQILVAIITCDRLSCPGLNIVTSEIVVVFWDLYGVSQIFGVKAGYKGLYSSEPLELNPKLVHSWHNKGGTVLETTFL; encoded by the coding sequence ATGATACTCATCGTCGTCGATTTCAACCTTCATGGTTTGAATCAGCCCCCCCATGTAAAAattcctggctacgcccctgcATGTGATCGTATCTTCTTCGACCTGTATCAAATTCTGGTTGCTATTATTACCTGTGATAGACTCTCATGTCCTGGTCTCAACATTGTAACCAGTGAGATCGTGGTGGTTTTTTGGGACCTCTATGGTGTAAGTCAGATATTTGGTGTTAAAGCTGGTTACAAAGGGCTCTACTCCTCTGAACCTTTGGAGCTCAATCCTAAACTAGTGCATAGCTGGCACAATAAAGGTGGCACTGTGCTCGAGACGACATTCCTCTAg